Proteins encoded in a region of the Megalops cyprinoides isolate fMegCyp1 chromosome 3, fMegCyp1.pri, whole genome shotgun sequence genome:
- the poldip2 gene encoding polymerase delta-interacting protein 2 isoform X2, which yields MAACAIRRGLLSTVSKYNRKQALRVLNVDYGSRHEPNRPRLPCSACTLFSIQQTRYLSSRPEGKVLETVGVFEAPKQHGKYETGQLFLHSVFGYRGIVLFPWHARLYDRDVTPPTSESKPEPPGAHGSKEVKGKTHTYYQVLIDTRDCPHISQRSQTEAVTFLANHDDSRALYAIPGLDYVSHEDILPYNSTDQIPIQHELFERFLMFNPSKVPPFVPRDTLRAWQEKNHPWLELSDVHRETTENIRVTVIPFYMGMREAQNSHVYWWRYCIRLENMGGEVVQLRERHWRIFSLSGTLETVRGRGVVGREPVLSKEQPAFQYSSHVSLQAPSGHMWGSYRLERPNGTFFDVRIPPFSLESKKDDTPNGFLPGPFSSLA from the exons ATGGCAGCGTGTGCAATACGACGCGGTTTGCTGTCCACAGTTAgcaaatacaacagaaaacaggCACTTCGGGTTTTGAATGTCGACTACGGCAGCAGACACGAACCGAACAGGCCCCGCTTGCCCTGCTCGGCATGCACGCTGTTCAGCATTCAGCAGACGCGGTACTTGTCCTCACG GCCGGAGGGTAAGGTGTTGGAAACAGTCGGAGTGTTCGAGGCACCGAAGCAGCATGGCAAATACGAGACGGGACAG CTGTTCCTGCACAGCGTTTTCGGATACAGAGGGATAGTGCTGTTCCCCTGGCACGCCCGGCTGTACGACCGAGATGTTACGCCCCCTACTTCTGAGAG TAAGCCAGAGCCCCCCGGGGCGCATGGGTCAAAGGAGGTAAAGGGAAAAACTCACACCTACTACCAGGTCCTCATCGACACCCGGGACTGCCCTCACATA TCTCAGAGGTCACAGACTGAAGCGGTGACATTTCTGGCCAATCACGACGACAGCAGGGCCCTGTATGCTATTCCAG gtCTGGACTATGTGAGTCATGAGGACATCCTGCCCTATAACTCGACTGACCAGATTCCCATTCAGCACGAGCTCTTTGAGCGGTTTCTCATGTTCAACCCTTCCAAAG ttcCCCCCTTCGTCCCAAGGGACACCCTGCGGGCATGGCAGGAGAAGAATCACCCCTGGTTGGAGCTGTCAGACGTGCACCGGGAAACCACAGAGAACATCCGTGTCACTGTCATCCCCTTCTACATGGGCATGAGG GAAGCTCAAAACTCCCATGTGTACTGG TGGCGCTACTGTATCCGGCTGGAGAACATGGGCGGCGAGGTGGTGCAGCTGAGGGAACGGCACTGGAGAATCTTCAGCCTGTCGGGAACGCTGGAGACGGTCAGGGGCCGAGGAGTCGTGGGGCGG gaGCCGGTGTTATCAAAAGAGCAGCCAGCCTTTCAGTACAGCAGCCATGTTTCCCTGCAGGCACCCAGTGGACACATGtg GGGTTCGTACCGCCTCGAGAGGCCCAACGGCACCTTCTTCGATGTCCGAATCCCGCCCTTCTCGCTCGAAAGCAAGAAAGACGATACTCCTAACGGCTTCCTGCCGGGGCCCTTCTCCTCCCTAGCCTGA
- the poldip2 gene encoding polymerase delta-interacting protein 2 isoform X1 encodes MAACAIRRGLLSTVSKYNRKQALRVLNVDYGSRHEPNRPRLPCSACTLFSIQQTRYLSSRNRPEGKVLETVGVFEAPKQHGKYETGQLFLHSVFGYRGIVLFPWHARLYDRDVTPPTSESKPEPPGAHGSKEVKGKTHTYYQVLIDTRDCPHISQRSQTEAVTFLANHDDSRALYAIPGLDYVSHEDILPYNSTDQIPIQHELFERFLMFNPSKVPPFVPRDTLRAWQEKNHPWLELSDVHRETTENIRVTVIPFYMGMREAQNSHVYWWRYCIRLENMGGEVVQLRERHWRIFSLSGTLETVRGRGVVGREPVLSKEQPAFQYSSHVSLQAPSGHMWGSYRLERPNGTFFDVRIPPFSLESKKDDTPNGFLPGPFSSLA; translated from the exons ATGGCAGCGTGTGCAATACGACGCGGTTTGCTGTCCACAGTTAgcaaatacaacagaaaacaggCACTTCGGGTTTTGAATGTCGACTACGGCAGCAGACACGAACCGAACAGGCCCCGCTTGCCCTGCTCGGCATGCACGCTGTTCAGCATTCAGCAGACGCGGTACTTGTCCTCACG AAACAGGCCGGAGGGTAAGGTGTTGGAAACAGTCGGAGTGTTCGAGGCACCGAAGCAGCATGGCAAATACGAGACGGGACAG CTGTTCCTGCACAGCGTTTTCGGATACAGAGGGATAGTGCTGTTCCCCTGGCACGCCCGGCTGTACGACCGAGATGTTACGCCCCCTACTTCTGAGAG TAAGCCAGAGCCCCCCGGGGCGCATGGGTCAAAGGAGGTAAAGGGAAAAACTCACACCTACTACCAGGTCCTCATCGACACCCGGGACTGCCCTCACATA TCTCAGAGGTCACAGACTGAAGCGGTGACATTTCTGGCCAATCACGACGACAGCAGGGCCCTGTATGCTATTCCAG gtCTGGACTATGTGAGTCATGAGGACATCCTGCCCTATAACTCGACTGACCAGATTCCCATTCAGCACGAGCTCTTTGAGCGGTTTCTCATGTTCAACCCTTCCAAAG ttcCCCCCTTCGTCCCAAGGGACACCCTGCGGGCATGGCAGGAGAAGAATCACCCCTGGTTGGAGCTGTCAGACGTGCACCGGGAAACCACAGAGAACATCCGTGTCACTGTCATCCCCTTCTACATGGGCATGAGG GAAGCTCAAAACTCCCATGTGTACTGG TGGCGCTACTGTATCCGGCTGGAGAACATGGGCGGCGAGGTGGTGCAGCTGAGGGAACGGCACTGGAGAATCTTCAGCCTGTCGGGAACGCTGGAGACGGTCAGGGGCCGAGGAGTCGTGGGGCGG gaGCCGGTGTTATCAAAAGAGCAGCCAGCCTTTCAGTACAGCAGCCATGTTTCCCTGCAGGCACCCAGTGGACACATGtg GGGTTCGTACCGCCTCGAGAGGCCCAACGGCACCTTCTTCGATGTCCGAATCCCGCCCTTCTCGCTCGAAAGCAAGAAAGACGATACTCCTAACGGCTTCCTGCCGGGGCCCTTCTCCTCCCTAGCCTGA
- the poldip2 gene encoding polymerase delta-interacting protein 2 isoform X3 yields the protein MAACAIRRGLLSTVSKYNRKQALRVLNVDYGSRHEPNRPRLPCSACTLFSIQQTRYLSSRNRPEGKVLETVGVFEAPKQHGKYETGQLFLHSVFGYRGIVLFPWHARLYDRDVTPPTSESKPEPPGAHGSKEVKGKTHTYYQVLIDTRDCPHISQRSQTEAVTFLANHDDSRALYAIPGLDYVSHEDILPYNSTDQIPIQHELFERFLMFNPSKVPPFVPRDTLRAWQEKNHPWLELSDVHRETTENIRVTVIPFYMGMREAQNSHVYWWRYCIRLENMGGEVVQLRERHWRIFSLSGTLETVRGRGVVGREPVLSKEQPAFQYSSHVSLQAPSGHMWGTFRIERTDGSHFDVRIPPFSLESNKDDKAPPAGYSW from the exons ATGGCAGCGTGTGCAATACGACGCGGTTTGCTGTCCACAGTTAgcaaatacaacagaaaacaggCACTTCGGGTTTTGAATGTCGACTACGGCAGCAGACACGAACCGAACAGGCCCCGCTTGCCCTGCTCGGCATGCACGCTGTTCAGCATTCAGCAGACGCGGTACTTGTCCTCACG AAACAGGCCGGAGGGTAAGGTGTTGGAAACAGTCGGAGTGTTCGAGGCACCGAAGCAGCATGGCAAATACGAGACGGGACAG CTGTTCCTGCACAGCGTTTTCGGATACAGAGGGATAGTGCTGTTCCCCTGGCACGCCCGGCTGTACGACCGAGATGTTACGCCCCCTACTTCTGAGAG TAAGCCAGAGCCCCCCGGGGCGCATGGGTCAAAGGAGGTAAAGGGAAAAACTCACACCTACTACCAGGTCCTCATCGACACCCGGGACTGCCCTCACATA TCTCAGAGGTCACAGACTGAAGCGGTGACATTTCTGGCCAATCACGACGACAGCAGGGCCCTGTATGCTATTCCAG gtCTGGACTATGTGAGTCATGAGGACATCCTGCCCTATAACTCGACTGACCAGATTCCCATTCAGCACGAGCTCTTTGAGCGGTTTCTCATGTTCAACCCTTCCAAAG ttcCCCCCTTCGTCCCAAGGGACACCCTGCGGGCATGGCAGGAGAAGAATCACCCCTGGTTGGAGCTGTCAGACGTGCACCGGGAAACCACAGAGAACATCCGTGTCACTGTCATCCCCTTCTACATGGGCATGAGG GAAGCTCAAAACTCCCATGTGTACTGG TGGCGCTACTGTATCCGGCTGGAGAACATGGGCGGCGAGGTGGTGCAGCTGAGGGAACGGCACTGGAGAATCTTCAGCCTGTCGGGAACGCTGGAGACGGTCAGGGGCCGAGGAGTCGTGGGGCGG gaGCCGGTGTTATCAAAAGAGCAGCCAGCCTTTCAGTACAGCAGCCATGTTTCCCTGCAGGCACCCAGTGGACACATGtg GGGGACATTTCGCATCGAGAGGACCGATGGCTCCCATTTCGACGTGCGCatccctcccttctccctggAGAGCAACAAGGACGACAAGGCGCCCCCCGCTGGCTACAGCTGGTAG
- the poldip2 gene encoding polymerase delta-interacting protein 2 isoform X4, giving the protein MAACAIRRGLLSTVSKYNRKQALRVLNVDYGSRHEPNRPRLPCSACTLFSIQQTRYLSSRNRPEGKVLETVGVFEAPKQHGKYETGQLFLHSVFGYRGIVLFPWHARLYDRDVTPPTSESKPEPPGAHGSKEVKGKTHTYYQVLIDTRDCPHISQRSQTEAVTFLANHDDSRALYAIPGLDYVSHEDILPYNSTDQIPIQHELFERFLMFNPSKVPPFVPRDTLRAWQEKNHPWLELSDVHRETTENIRVTVIPFYMGMREAQNSHVYWWRYCIRLENMGGEVVQLRERHWRIFSLSGTLETVRGRGVVGREPVLSKEQPAFQYSSHVSLQAPSGHMWGTFSCQRANGTMFDVAIPSFSLDSHGHRDGPYSFLF; this is encoded by the exons ATGGCAGCGTGTGCAATACGACGCGGTTTGCTGTCCACAGTTAgcaaatacaacagaaaacaggCACTTCGGGTTTTGAATGTCGACTACGGCAGCAGACACGAACCGAACAGGCCCCGCTTGCCCTGCTCGGCATGCACGCTGTTCAGCATTCAGCAGACGCGGTACTTGTCCTCACG AAACAGGCCGGAGGGTAAGGTGTTGGAAACAGTCGGAGTGTTCGAGGCACCGAAGCAGCATGGCAAATACGAGACGGGACAG CTGTTCCTGCACAGCGTTTTCGGATACAGAGGGATAGTGCTGTTCCCCTGGCACGCCCGGCTGTACGACCGAGATGTTACGCCCCCTACTTCTGAGAG TAAGCCAGAGCCCCCCGGGGCGCATGGGTCAAAGGAGGTAAAGGGAAAAACTCACACCTACTACCAGGTCCTCATCGACACCCGGGACTGCCCTCACATA TCTCAGAGGTCACAGACTGAAGCGGTGACATTTCTGGCCAATCACGACGACAGCAGGGCCCTGTATGCTATTCCAG gtCTGGACTATGTGAGTCATGAGGACATCCTGCCCTATAACTCGACTGACCAGATTCCCATTCAGCACGAGCTCTTTGAGCGGTTTCTCATGTTCAACCCTTCCAAAG ttcCCCCCTTCGTCCCAAGGGACACCCTGCGGGCATGGCAGGAGAAGAATCACCCCTGGTTGGAGCTGTCAGACGTGCACCGGGAAACCACAGAGAACATCCGTGTCACTGTCATCCCCTTCTACATGGGCATGAGG GAAGCTCAAAACTCCCATGTGTACTGG TGGCGCTACTGTATCCGGCTGGAGAACATGGGCGGCGAGGTGGTGCAGCTGAGGGAACGGCACTGGAGAATCTTCAGCCTGTCGGGAACGCTGGAGACGGTCAGGGGCCGAGGAGTCGTGGGGCGG gaGCCGGTGTTATCAAAAGAGCAGCCAGCCTTTCAGTACAGCAGCCATGTTTCCCTGCAGGCACCCAGTGGACACATGtg GGGGACGTTCTCCTGCCAGCGGGCCAATGGCACCATGTTCGACGTTGCCATCCCGTCCTTCTCTCTCGACAGCCACGGGCACAGAGACGGACCCTACTCGTTCCTGTTCTGA